In a genomic window of Micromonospora cremea:
- a CDS encoding SDR family NAD(P)-dependent oxidoreductase, with product MGARTFVVVGATSGLGLAVARLLVDEHQVVVLGNVAAEVAAVTDELGCAGAVCDVSSYEQVRDAFAEVVGRYGTIDGVAACSSMWAGGDLADLSVEHIRRAVETNVLGTTYVLREALEHLHRQGHGNVVYIGAMAVTTPRPGIPVYRATKSYGSSLVESLAEAQHSNQVKVMQLHPGPMPTRLQERVGAEFLDEVYAMPEQVATEVVRLLLLEPDDLYVSGERVLRADGRW from the coding sequence ATGGGTGCCAGAACCTTCGTGGTGGTCGGCGCTACCAGCGGGCTCGGCCTCGCGGTGGCCCGGCTGCTGGTCGACGAGCACCAGGTCGTGGTGCTCGGCAACGTGGCGGCTGAGGTCGCCGCGGTGACCGACGAGCTGGGCTGCGCCGGGGCGGTGTGCGACGTCTCCTCCTACGAGCAGGTCCGCGACGCGTTCGCCGAGGTGGTGGGACGCTACGGCACGATCGACGGGGTGGCGGCCTGCTCGTCGATGTGGGCGGGCGGCGACCTGGCTGACCTGTCCGTGGAGCACATCCGGCGGGCCGTGGAGACCAACGTGCTGGGCACCACCTACGTGCTCCGGGAGGCGCTGGAGCACCTGCACCGGCAGGGCCACGGCAACGTGGTGTACATCGGCGCGATGGCGGTGACAACGCCCCGGCCCGGCATCCCGGTGTACCGGGCGACCAAGAGCTACGGCAGCAGCCTGGTCGAGTCGCTGGCCGAGGCCCAGCACAGCAACCAGGTCAAGGTGATGCAGCTGCATCCCGGGCCCATGCCGACCCGACTGCAGGAACGGGTCGGCGCCGAGTTCCTGGACGAGGTGTACGCCATGCCCGAGCAGGTCGCCACTGAAGTCGTCCGGCTGCTGCTGCTCGAGCCCGACGATCTCTACGTCTCCGGCGAGCGCGTCCTGCGCGCGGACGGGCGGTGGTGA
- a CDS encoding SRPBCC domain-containing protein, whose protein sequence is MIEIGAQVDLSHPPDRVWLALTDRELLGRWFAEAETVAGVPDRLVLHTAGLPGFDANIEVEVTERQVPELLALRCDEAGRLTEVTCAVTATKQGCRLAVREVTTHGTWSAEQHDPREQQLRQALTVRLPAILDWLAFQQVDLRRGEAGMTTELPTIGARPARARRRRRTVVAVLAGAVLVAGLAAWVTLPDEPDSAAAPPPAAPSPSSSSPSSSSVAAVAPTGTPRATPSARPSRTTASPTARPSRTPTAKPSPTVASAPAAPPPVTATYRTDSSRLFGYTGEVVIDNPGGAAADWVVVVTLAEGSSVDDVDGADVRQDGRTLTFTGPAVPAGGSQTIRFDVRDSRPKAREPEGCTVGGNACAGV, encoded by the coding sequence GTGATCGAGATCGGCGCGCAGGTCGACCTGTCCCACCCGCCGGACCGGGTGTGGCTCGCATTGACGGATCGGGAGCTGCTCGGCCGGTGGTTCGCCGAGGCCGAAACGGTGGCGGGAGTCCCGGACCGGTTGGTGCTGCACACGGCGGGGTTGCCCGGCTTCGACGCCAACATCGAGGTCGAGGTGACCGAGCGGCAGGTGCCGGAGCTGCTCGCGCTGCGCTGCGACGAGGCCGGCCGGCTCACCGAGGTGACCTGTGCCGTCACCGCCACGAAGCAGGGCTGCCGGCTGGCGGTCCGGGAGGTCACGACGCACGGCACCTGGTCCGCCGAGCAGCACGATCCGCGCGAGCAGCAGCTCCGGCAGGCGCTGACCGTGCGCCTGCCGGCCATTCTCGACTGGCTCGCCTTCCAACAGGTCGACCTGCGGCGCGGCGAAGCCGGAATGACGACCGAACTGCCGACGATCGGTGCGCGCCCCGCCCGAGCCCGTCGCCGTCGCCGCACAGTGGTCGCGGTGCTGGCCGGGGCCGTACTGGTCGCGGGGCTGGCGGCGTGGGTCACGTTGCCGGACGAGCCGGACAGCGCAGCCGCACCGCCCCCGGCGGCGCCATCGCCATCGTCGTCGTCGCCGTCATCGTCGTCCGTGGCGGCCGTCGCGCCCACCGGCACACCGAGGGCGACGCCCTCGGCGCGCCCCTCGCGGACCACCGCGTCGCCGACCGCCCGCCCGAGCCGCACCCCGACGGCGAAGCCGTCGCCCACCGTCGCCTCAGCCCCCGCAGCACCACCGCCGGTGACCGCCACCTACCGCACCGACTCCAGCCGGCTGTTCGGCTACACCGGCGAGGTGGTGATCGACAACCCAGGGGGCGCGGCGGCGGACTGGGTCGTGGTGGTCACCCTCGCCGAGGGCAGCAGCGTCGACGACGTCGACGGCGCTGACGTTCGGCAGGACGGGCGGACGCTCACCTTCACCGGGCCGGCCGTGCCGGCCGGCGGATCGCAGACGATCCGCTTCGATGTTCGCGACAGTCGACCGAAGGCCAGGGAACCGGAGGGCTGCACGGTGGGCGGCAACGCGTGCGCGGGCGTGTGA
- a CDS encoding NAD(P)H-dependent flavin oxidoreductase, whose product MSVLSALRHPIVAAPMAGGPSTPALVSAVCSAGGLGFLAAGMIDTGRLAADIAEVRAHTDGPFGVNVFLPGSGTVDEAAIRAYADRLAPQAGQRGVTLGEPVGGDDGYPDKLAMLLADPVPVVSFVFGLPDRAAVAALRERGTEVWATVTRPDAATAAAELGVDAVVVQGTEAGGHRGGLPDDDDYALLPLLRLVAAGCDRPLVAAGGIVDGPGVAAVLAAGAAAAQLGTAFLRCPEAGSTPMHRAAVASSAPTALTRAYTGKRARGVVNDFLRRHDAAAPAGYPQVLHLTRPLLAAARSDGDAEVPNLWAGQAHPLARDLPAADLVVEVSAGARTALAAAAERATRWC is encoded by the coding sequence ATGTCCGTGCTGTCCGCGTTGCGTCACCCGATCGTCGCCGCCCCGATGGCCGGCGGCCCGTCCACGCCGGCGCTCGTGTCGGCCGTCTGCTCCGCCGGCGGGTTGGGATTCCTGGCCGCCGGGATGATCGACACCGGCCGGCTGGCCGCCGACATCGCCGAGGTCCGTGCCCACACCGACGGGCCGTTCGGTGTCAACGTCTTCCTGCCCGGCTCCGGCACCGTCGACGAGGCCGCCATCCGGGCTTACGCCGACCGGCTCGCCCCGCAGGCCGGCCAGCGCGGGGTGACCCTGGGCGAGCCGGTGGGCGGCGACGACGGGTACCCGGACAAGCTGGCCATGCTGCTCGCCGACCCGGTCCCGGTGGTGTCCTTCGTCTTCGGGCTGCCCGACCGGGCCGCGGTGGCCGCGCTGCGCGAGCGGGGCACCGAGGTGTGGGCCACGGTCACCCGGCCGGACGCCGCCACGGCTGCCGCCGAGCTCGGCGTGGACGCGGTGGTGGTGCAGGGCACCGAGGCCGGTGGGCATCGCGGCGGCCTGCCGGACGACGACGACTACGCGCTGCTGCCGCTGCTCCGGCTGGTCGCCGCCGGCTGTGACCGGCCGCTGGTGGCCGCCGGCGGCATCGTCGACGGCCCCGGGGTTGCCGCGGTACTGGCCGCCGGCGCCGCCGCCGCGCAGCTCGGCACGGCGTTCCTGCGCTGCCCGGAGGCGGGCAGTACACCGATGCACCGGGCGGCGGTGGCCAGCTCCGCGCCGACCGCCCTGACCCGCGCGTACACCGGCAAGCGGGCTCGCGGCGTGGTCAACGACTTTCTGCGCCGGCACGACGCGGCGGCACCGGCCGGCTACCCGCAGGTGCTGCACCTGACCCGCCCGCTGCTCGCCGCCGCCCGAAGCGACGGGGACGCCGAGGTGCCGAACCTGTGGGCCGGGCAGGCGCACCCCCTGGCACGGGACCTGCCAGCGGCCGATCTGGTCGTCGAGGTGAGTGCCGGCGCCCGGACCGCGTTGGCGGCGGCGGCCGAGCGGGCGACCCGCTGGTGCTGA
- a CDS encoding MmcQ/YjbR family DNA-binding protein: MVTVADVRALARTLPRSSEHLIRDRVKFRVGSIVYVAFSRDEATMGFGFPKEERAGLVAAEPDLFFLPGESDLRFHWVCCHTARLEHGYMTELVTEAWRMVVPKFLARQRLDS; the protein is encoded by the coding sequence ATGGTCACCGTCGCCGACGTACGGGCCCTCGCCCGGACGCTGCCACGCAGCAGCGAGCACCTGATCCGGGACCGGGTGAAGTTCCGGGTCGGGTCGATCGTCTACGTCGCGTTCTCCCGCGACGAGGCGACGATGGGCTTCGGGTTCCCCAAGGAGGAACGGGCCGGGCTGGTCGCCGCCGAGCCGGACCTGTTCTTCCTGCCCGGCGAGTCCGACCTGCGCTTCCATTGGGTGTGCTGCCACACTGCCCGACTGGAGCACGGGTACATGACCGAACTGGTCACCGAGGCATGGCGGATGGTGGTGCCGAAGTTCCTGGCCCGGCAGCGGCTGGACAGCTGA
- a CDS encoding CG0192-related protein, with amino-acid sequence MALLHRATLRPTKLDLLATWLPTRPWYRGPVGVDVVSRGAYRFDDPAGAVGIETILAGAADGPVHQVPLTYRAEPLDGADDWLVGTTEHSVLGPRWVYDGCADPVYAAALAHAILTGTGQAEQYIEVDGRRELREPTMTIVASGAGVPPVGAAGPVVDEDATLIVTDSVELVVVRRPGAGAVVAAGAVLSGSWNGQPTTVPLAYARPR; translated from the coding sequence ATGGCACTGCTGCACCGGGCGACCCTGCGCCCCACGAAGCTCGACCTGCTTGCGACCTGGCTGCCCACTCGACCGTGGTACCGGGGGCCGGTCGGCGTCGACGTGGTGAGCCGGGGCGCCTACCGCTTCGACGACCCCGCCGGCGCGGTCGGCATCGAGACGATCCTGGCCGGCGCCGCCGACGGGCCGGTCCACCAGGTCCCGCTCACCTACCGCGCCGAGCCCCTCGACGGCGCCGACGACTGGCTCGTGGGCACCACCGAGCACTCGGTGCTCGGCCCGCGCTGGGTGTACGACGGCTGCGCGGACCCGGTGTACGCCGCGGCGCTGGCCCACGCGATCCTCACCGGCACCGGTCAGGCGGAGCAGTACATCGAGGTCGACGGCCGACGCGAACTGCGTGAGCCGACCATGACCATCGTGGCCAGCGGCGCCGGCGTGCCCCCGGTCGGCGCCGCGGGACCGGTGGTTGACGAGGACGCCACGCTCATCGTCACCGACTCCGTCGAGCTGGTCGTCGTCCGCCGGCCCGGCGCTGGCGCGGTCGTCGCCGCCGGGGCGGTCCTCAGTGGCAGCTGGAACGGCCAGCCGACGACCGTGCCGCTGGCGTACGCCCGACCACGCTGA
- a CDS encoding response regulator transcription factor, giving the protein MPCVTRVVLAEDEVLLREGLVALLTRFDFAVCAAVGSAPELLDAARAHRPDLVLTDIRMPPGRRDDGLRAAVALRAERPQLPVVVLSQYVQTGYAAALLDSGDGQRVGYLLKDRVAEVAEFVDTLHRVIAGGTAIDPDVVRQLLHRPRDPLAALSAREREVLALLAEGRSNASIAARLHVTEAAVGKHVGNILLKLDLPPNDDTNRRVLAVLTYLRADPGS; this is encoded by the coding sequence GTGCCGTGCGTGACCCGTGTCGTGCTGGCCGAGGACGAGGTGCTGCTGCGCGAGGGCCTGGTCGCGCTGCTCACCCGATTCGATTTCGCGGTGTGTGCCGCCGTCGGCTCCGCTCCGGAGCTGCTGGACGCGGCCCGCGCGCACCGACCGGACCTGGTGCTGACCGACATCCGGATGCCGCCCGGCCGGCGGGACGACGGGCTGCGCGCGGCCGTGGCGTTGCGCGCCGAGCGGCCCCAGCTCCCGGTCGTGGTGCTGAGTCAGTACGTGCAGACCGGGTACGCCGCGGCGCTGCTGGACAGCGGCGACGGCCAGCGGGTGGGCTACCTGCTCAAGGACCGGGTGGCAGAGGTCGCCGAGTTCGTCGACACGCTGCACCGGGTCATCGCCGGCGGCACCGCCATCGACCCGGACGTCGTCCGGCAGCTGCTGCACCGCCCGCGCGACCCGCTCGCCGCGCTCTCCGCCCGGGAACGCGAGGTGCTGGCGCTGCTGGCCGAGGGCCGGTCCAACGCGTCGATCGCCGCCCGGCTGCACGTCACCGAGGCGGCGGTCGGCAAGCACGTCGGCAACATCCTGCTGAAGCTCGACCTGCCGCCCAACGACGACACCAACCGCCGCGTGCTCGCGGTGCTCACCTACCTGCGCGCCGACCCGGGCAGCTGA
- a CDS encoding Gfo/Idh/MocA family oxidoreductase — protein sequence MAEALRVGLLGYGLAGRVFHAPLIAATPGLRLDAIMTRDPQRREQARQHHPDARLVDDADELWRTPEALDLVVVATPNRQHVPMARAALAAGLPVVVDKPLAPTSAESGALVEEAARRGVPLTVFQNRRWDGDFLTARRLVEQGELGRVLRFESRFERFRPTIKPGWRELAGPEEAGGALFDLGAHLVDQAVQLFGRVDRVYAEVDRRREGAAVDDDAFVALTHANGVHSHLWMGAVTAQLGPRLRVLGDRAGYTTYGLDVQEAALHEGGRPDQPGWGEVPPERYGLLGVDGDLRPVPTEAGSYQSFYQQVAAALRDGTPMPVDPRDSVATVELIELAHRSAAEGVVLPVPSDPAA from the coding sequence ATGGCGGAGGCGCTGCGGGTCGGTCTGCTGGGGTACGGGCTGGCGGGCCGGGTGTTCCACGCACCGCTGATCGCCGCGACGCCCGGGCTGCGGCTGGACGCCATCATGACCCGCGATCCGCAGCGGCGCGAGCAGGCCCGGCAGCACCACCCGGACGCCCGCCTGGTCGACGATGCCGACGAGCTGTGGCGTACGCCCGAGGCGCTGGACCTGGTCGTGGTGGCGACGCCGAACCGGCAGCACGTGCCGATGGCTCGGGCGGCGCTGGCCGCCGGCCTGCCGGTCGTCGTCGACAAGCCGCTGGCCCCCACCTCCGCCGAGAGTGGGGCGCTGGTCGAGGAGGCCGCCCGCCGGGGAGTGCCGCTGACGGTGTTTCAGAACCGCCGGTGGGACGGCGACTTCCTGACCGCACGCCGCCTCGTGGAGCAGGGCGAACTGGGGCGGGTGCTCCGCTTCGAGTCCCGGTTCGAGCGTTTCCGTCCGACGATCAAGCCGGGCTGGCGGGAGCTTGCCGGCCCCGAGGAGGCCGGCGGCGCCCTCTTCGACCTCGGTGCCCACCTCGTCGACCAGGCGGTGCAGCTCTTCGGCCGCGTCGACCGCGTCTACGCGGAGGTCGACCGCCGCCGCGAGGGCGCCGCGGTCGACGACGACGCGTTCGTGGCATTGACCCATGCGAACGGGGTCCACTCGCACCTGTGGATGGGCGCGGTGACCGCTCAGCTCGGGCCTCGCCTGCGGGTGCTCGGTGACCGGGCCGGCTACACGACGTACGGCCTGGACGTGCAGGAAGCGGCGCTGCACGAGGGTGGCCGGCCGGACCAGCCGGGCTGGGGCGAGGTCCCGCCGGAGCGGTACGGCCTGCTCGGCGTTGACGGTGACCTGCGGCCGGTGCCCACCGAGGCCGGCTCGTACCAGAGCTTCTACCAGCAGGTGGCGGCGGCGCTGCGGGACGGCACGCCGATGCCGGTGGATCCACGGGACTCGGTCGCCACCGTCGAGCTGATCGAGCTGGCGCACCGGTCGGCTGCCGAGGGTGTGGTGCTCCCGGTCCCGTCGGACCCGGCTGCCTGA
- a CDS encoding NYN domain-containing protein: protein MDQEDRIALFLDYENLALGARDNRGGMAFDFRPIADALAERGRVVVRRAYADWSYFDEDRRMLTRSHVELIEIPQRMGASRKNAADIKMAVDAIELAFERDYISIFVICSGDSDFTPLVHKLRELNKRVIGVGVEGSTSALLPPACDEFLYYDRLEGVDIPPTRARRGRPVRQPGPDLRPPEPEREQEPEEERQPTGEEPGRDVDALAVLVAQTVAGLQGSASGEVTASRLKRTLLRKDATFSESDYGFRTFGELLRHLAAHNVIELAEGPAKGDPEVSLPEHGDREVAFGLLRGVVAELGSGGNPVALSGLKNQLRRARPDFSEKKLGYRSFLQFCKAAATAGAVDLRWSPEADDYLLTAQG from the coding sequence GTGGATCAAGAAGACCGGATCGCCCTGTTCCTCGACTACGAGAACCTCGCGCTGGGGGCTCGCGACAACCGTGGCGGCATGGCCTTCGACTTCCGGCCCATCGCCGACGCCCTGGCCGAGCGGGGGCGCGTGGTGGTGCGCCGGGCGTACGCCGACTGGTCGTACTTCGACGAGGACCGCCGGATGCTCACCCGGTCCCACGTCGAGCTGATCGAGATCCCGCAGCGGATGGGGGCGTCCCGCAAGAACGCGGCCGACATCAAGATGGCCGTGGACGCCATCGAGCTGGCGTTCGAGCGCGACTACATCTCCATCTTCGTGATCTGCAGCGGCGACAGCGACTTCACCCCGCTGGTGCACAAGCTCCGCGAGCTCAACAAGCGGGTCATCGGCGTCGGAGTCGAGGGGTCGACCTCGGCGCTGCTTCCGCCGGCGTGCGACGAGTTCCTCTACTACGACCGGCTGGAGGGTGTGGACATCCCGCCGACCCGCGCCCGGCGCGGTCGTCCGGTGCGGCAGCCGGGCCCGGACCTGCGTCCACCCGAGCCGGAACGGGAGCAGGAGCCGGAGGAGGAGCGGCAGCCGACGGGGGAGGAGCCCGGCCGGGACGTGGACGCCCTCGCCGTGCTGGTGGCCCAGACGGTGGCCGGGCTGCAGGGCAGCGCTAGCGGCGAGGTGACCGCCTCCCGGCTCAAGCGCACCCTGCTGCGCAAGGACGCGACGTTCAGCGAGTCCGACTACGGGTTCCGTACCTTCGGCGAACTGCTGCGCCACCTCGCCGCGCACAACGTGATCGAGCTGGCCGAGGGCCCCGCGAAGGGGGACCCGGAGGTCTCGCTGCCCGAGCACGGCGATCGGGAGGTGGCCTTCGGCCTGCTCCGCGGCGTCGTGGCGGAGCTAGGCAGCGGTGGCAACCCGGTGGCGCTGTCCGGGCTGAAGAACCAGCTGCGCCGGGCCCGGCCCGACTTCAGTGAGAAGAAGCTCGGCTACCGCAGCTTCCTCCAGTTCTGCAAGGCCGCAGCCACCGCCGGAGCGGTTGACCTGCGCTGGAGCCCCGAAGCCGACGACTACCTGCTCACCGCGCAGGGGTGA
- a CDS encoding glycosyl hydrolase family 28-related protein produces the protein MSRSTTPARRRPHRPLTAGAVVAVTVLALLGGGPAATAAPPAGAQPVVTRAALDPALVAGRGADVDFVEQEAENARTNGEIIGPDRSAYTLPAEASGRRAVRLTPGRYVEFVLPSAANAITVRYSIPDASQGGGITAPLGVAVNGRHVRSMTLTSQYSWLYNQYPFSNDPRAGLLHPDWWITECSCVPSATTPYPTISTPFRPTHFYDEQRLLLGRTYRAGDKIRLTAPPGSAAAWTVIDLLDSEVVAPPRLRLLAANVLAFGADPTGRRDSADALDRAIAFARRAHLKVYIPPGTYQVNRHIIVDDVTIEGAGSWYTIIKGREVALPTPAPDGSVHTGVGFYGRDAADGGSRNVHLSGFAIEGDVRERIDTDQVNAIGGAMSDSTIDGLYLHHTKVGLWFDGPMRNVRVTNNIIVDQIADALNFHTGVTDSLVAHNFVRNTGDDGLAMWSETTANARNTFDHNTVQSPTLANGIAIYGGTDNTVSHNLIADPVREGSGIHIGARFSAEPFTGHLRITNNTTARAGTYELNWNIGLGAIWIFALDRSIDATIEVVGDAYLDNTYNAIMLVSDWPVKDLHSITNVRFRDIRVDGTGTSVVSARSAGSASFANVDARNVGAVGVNNCGSFHFTPAGSEFALTDLGGNDGGWLAPWLLPNTITCDDRPPVSPPPPPAGW, from the coding sequence ATGTCCCGGAGCACAACGCCGGCGCGGCGACGCCCCCACCGGCCACTGACCGCGGGCGCGGTCGTGGCCGTGACCGTCCTGGCGCTACTGGGCGGTGGGCCCGCCGCGACCGCCGCGCCGCCCGCCGGCGCGCAGCCGGTGGTCACCCGGGCCGCCCTCGACCCGGCGCTGGTCGCGGGGCGCGGCGCCGACGTCGACTTCGTCGAACAGGAGGCGGAGAACGCCCGCACCAACGGCGAGATCATCGGCCCGGACCGGTCCGCCTACACGCTGCCCGCGGAGGCCTCCGGCCGCCGGGCGGTGCGGCTCACCCCCGGCCGGTACGTCGAGTTCGTCCTGCCCAGCGCGGCGAACGCGATCACCGTGCGGTACAGCATCCCGGACGCGTCACAGGGCGGCGGGATCACCGCCCCGCTGGGCGTCGCGGTCAACGGCCGGCACGTCCGCAGCATGACGCTGACGTCGCAGTACTCGTGGCTCTACAACCAGTACCCGTTTTCCAACGACCCCCGGGCCGGGCTGCTGCACCCGGACTGGTGGATCACCGAGTGCTCGTGCGTGCCGTCGGCCACCACGCCGTACCCGACCATCAGCACGCCGTTCCGGCCCACCCACTTCTACGACGAGCAGCGGCTCCTGCTCGGGCGCACCTACCGGGCCGGCGACAAGATCCGGCTCACCGCGCCGCCCGGCAGCGCCGCCGCCTGGACGGTCATCGACCTGCTCGACTCCGAGGTGGTCGCGCCGCCGCGTCTCCGGCTCCTCGCGGCGAACGTGCTGGCCTTCGGCGCCGACCCCACCGGCCGGCGGGACTCCGCCGACGCCCTGGACCGGGCCATCGCCTTCGCCCGGCGGGCCCACCTGAAGGTGTACATCCCGCCGGGCACCTACCAGGTCAACCGGCACATCATCGTCGACGACGTGACCATCGAGGGCGCCGGCAGCTGGTACACCATCATCAAGGGGCGCGAGGTCGCCCTGCCGACTCCGGCCCCGGACGGCTCGGTGCACACCGGCGTCGGCTTCTACGGCCGCGACGCCGCTGACGGCGGCAGCCGCAACGTCCACCTCTCCGGCTTCGCCATCGAGGGCGACGTCCGGGAACGCATAGACACCGACCAGGTCAACGCGATCGGTGGGGCGATGAGCGACTCGACCATCGACGGGCTCTACCTGCACCACACCAAGGTGGGCCTGTGGTTCGACGGGCCGATGAGGAACGTGCGCGTCACCAACAACATCATCGTCGACCAGATCGCGGACGCGCTCAACTTCCACACCGGCGTCACCGACTCGCTCGTCGCGCACAACTTCGTCCGCAACACCGGCGACGACGGCCTGGCGATGTGGTCGGAGACGACGGCCAACGCGCGGAACACGTTCGACCACAACACCGTGCAGTCGCCGACACTGGCCAACGGCATCGCCATCTACGGCGGCACGGACAACACCGTGTCGCACAACCTCATCGCCGACCCGGTCCGCGAGGGCAGCGGCATCCACATCGGTGCCCGCTTCAGCGCGGAACCGTTCACCGGGCACCTGCGGATCACCAACAACACCACCGCCCGCGCCGGCACGTACGAGTTGAACTGGAACATCGGGCTGGGCGCGATCTGGATCTTCGCCCTGGACCGGAGCATCGACGCGACCATCGAGGTGGTCGGTGACGCGTACCTCGACAACACCTACAACGCGATCATGCTGGTCAGCGACTGGCCGGTGAAGGATCTCCACTCGATCACCAACGTGCGCTTCCGGGACATCCGGGTCGACGGCACCGGCACCTCGGTGGTCAGCGCCCGGTCGGCCGGGTCGGCCTCGTTCGCCAACGTGGACGCTCGCAACGTGGGTGCCGTCGGCGTCAACAACTGCGGGTCGTTCCACTTCACCCCGGCCGGCTCGGAGTTCGCGCTGACCGACCTCGGCGGCAACGACGGCGGCTGGTTGGCCCCGTGGCTACTGCCGAACACCATCACCTGCGACGACCGGCCGCCGGTGTCGCCGCCACCGCCACCGGCCGGGTGGTGA
- a CDS encoding sensor histidine kinase produces MIPEHPRHLAEALRRRGWLVSAWPWRALAYLVSTVPVAGVLAVGLLVVVAPLLAAVNGVRLQGRPPEIPLLLFLTVGSLILLALAPIASFPVAAVERWRLGLVDGRPLPASPWPGLAARYRTAAGWREVAYLFWLGGFVPVAYWVFLLLVVLDVGLVASPWLAGDADQVIVVWGTVDTAGEAVPYAIVGVLLVPVLCYAAGLLAAAQAAVARWALAWPVDAAALREVARSRTRLVGAYEAERRRIERDLHDGAQPRLTSLTLQLGLARLDVPEDSPAARPLAVAHDQARGLMVMLRQLVHGIRPQSLTDLGLAGAVRELADAATVAVVVRADLDGELPEIVETTAYFVVSEALGNVARHAGATRAEVRLTRTGGDLVVEVSDDGRGGADPARGTGLTGLADRVAAADGRLLLSSPPGGPTLVRVELPCRA; encoded by the coding sequence ATGATCCCGGAACACCCCCGCCACCTGGCCGAGGCGCTACGTCGCCGCGGCTGGCTGGTCTCCGCCTGGCCCTGGCGCGCCCTTGCCTACCTGGTCAGCACCGTGCCGGTCGCCGGTGTGCTCGCCGTCGGGCTGCTCGTCGTCGTCGCGCCCCTGCTGGCAGCCGTCAACGGCGTACGGCTGCAGGGCCGACCGCCGGAGATCCCACTCCTGCTGTTCCTGACGGTCGGCAGCCTCATCCTGCTGGCACTCGCGCCGATCGCGAGCTTCCCGGTGGCCGCCGTCGAGCGATGGCGGCTCGGTCTCGTGGACGGCCGCCCGCTGCCCGCGTCGCCGTGGCCGGGCCTGGCCGCCCGTTACCGCACCGCCGCCGGGTGGCGGGAGGTGGCGTACCTGTTCTGGCTGGGCGGGTTCGTGCCGGTCGCGTACTGGGTGTTCCTGCTGCTGGTGGTGCTGGACGTGGGGCTGGTCGCCAGCCCCTGGCTGGCCGGGGACGCCGACCAGGTCATCGTCGTGTGGGGCACGGTGGACACCGCCGGTGAGGCTGTCCCGTACGCGATCGTGGGTGTGCTGCTCGTCCCGGTGCTCTGCTACGCCGCCGGGCTGCTCGCCGCCGCCCAGGCCGCCGTGGCCCGGTGGGCGCTGGCCTGGCCGGTCGACGCGGCGGCGCTGCGCGAGGTCGCCCGGTCCCGGACCCGGCTGGTCGGCGCGTACGAGGCAGAACGTCGCCGGATAGAACGCGACCTGCACGACGGCGCCCAACCTCGGCTCACCAGCCTCACCCTCCAGCTGGGCCTGGCCCGGCTGGACGTGCCCGAGGACTCCCCCGCGGCCCGGCCGCTGGCCGTCGCGCACGACCAGGCCCGGGGCCTGATGGTGATGCTCCGGCAGTTGGTGCACGGCATCCGGCCGCAGAGCCTCACCGACCTTGGTCTCGCCGGTGCGGTACGGGAGCTGGCCGACGCGGCCACCGTCGCGGTCGTCGTACGGGCCGACCTCGACGGCGAGTTACCGGAGATCGTCGAGACCACCGCCTACTTCGTGGTGTCGGAGGCGCTGGGCAACGTGGCCCGGCACGCCGGGGCGACCCGCGCCGAGGTGCGCCTCACCCGGACCGGCGGTGACCTCGTCGTCGAGGTGTCCGACGACGGCCGCGGGGGCGCCGACCCCGCCCGGGGCACCGGCCTGACCGGTCTCGCCGACCGGGTCGCCGCCGCGGACGGCCGGCTGCTGCTGTCCAGCCCGCCCGGCGGGCCGACCCTGGTCCGGGTGGAGCTGCCGTGCCGTGCGTGA